The proteins below come from a single Neospora caninum Liverpool complete genome, chromosome IX genomic window:
- a CDS encoding gg15455, related has protein sequence MENPNPTVLEDRPESDEDFLASDEDASPSSHARLASLFRASTRKPSWVSSFANPEIFYFPLLEAGGSAKRRSHANPQQNAEAFAETRPGDSPSVFQDKSAETRTSHFAPMHRHAFEGGNEITQVVLRRQKRDVRRQIRDYISLLKAEATVRAFLLEKNARERERWGRARTRERTLESGAIRSEKEESRERTGKERDREEVERRKRDASDAMPGGNRVFEVWLSKKQMRRRLRPREPFTAEEIFSYVKHIQDPEHPYSLEQLDVVAVDRLTPEADAQRDASSQQPSSSLPASSTCVAASSSCCLSSSRPEPHPRVGTGACEELNELSQGAQPAGSLSAASSCEADKKLCCCKEPREKPDTRVTPRVRPEVRAMELAYKGGKGRQGRIVVSFQPTIPHCSQATLIGLLVLVKLLRSAPVWMKSEVRIIEGKHVSYKTINRQLKDKERVSAAAENPALSKVLNRGLLGTDAWMDITDLLVLPE, from the exons ATGGAAAATCCGAATCCGACGGTGTTGGAAGACCGTCCCGAGTCGGACGAAGattttctcgcctccgatgaagacgcgtctccctcttcgcacgcgcgcctcgcttccctGTTCAGGGCCTCCACGCGGAAACCCAGCTGGGTTTCCTCGTTCGCAAATCCCGAGATCTTCTACTTTCCCCTGCTGGAAGCTGGCGGATCTGCGAAGCGCAGGTCACATGCTAACCCTCAGCAGAACGCGGAGGCTTTCGCCGAGACGCGTCCAGGAGAttcgccttccgttttccaaGATAAAAGTGCGGAGACACGAACCTCGCACTTCGCCCCCATGCACAGACACGCTTTTGAGGGTGGAAATGAAATCACGCAGGTCGTGCTGCGCCGTCAAAAACGAGACGTCCGCCGGCAAATCCGGGACTACATTTCGCTCTTGAAAGCGGAGGCGACTGTGCGGGCCTTTCTtttggagaaaaacgcgcgagagagggagagatgggggagagcgagaacgcgggagagaacgcTGGAGTCGGGGGCAATTCGAtccgaaaaagaagagagcagagagcgaacaggcaaagagagagacagagaagaggtggagcggaggaagagagacgcatcGGACGCGATGCCGGGAGGAAATCGAGTCTTCGAAGTCTGGCTCTCGAAGAAGCAGATGCGAAGACGCCTGCGCCCGCGGGAACCCTTCACTGCCGAG GAGATTTTCAGCTATGTAAAACACATTCAAGACCCCGAGCATCCGTACTCGCTGGAGCAACTCGATGTAGTCGCTGTCGATCGGCTAA CGCCGGAGGCGGACGCGCAGCGCGATGCTTCCAGCCAACAACCCTCGTCCAGTTTGCCTGCTTCTTCAACTTGTGTCGCTGCATCATCTTCCTGTtgtttgtcttcctctcggcccGAGCCTCACCCTCGCGTCGGCACTGGAGCGTGTGAAGAGTTGAACGAACTCTCCCAAGGTGCACAACCTGCGGGCAGtctctccgcggcctcgAGTTGTGAAGCCGACAAAAAGCTCTGCTGCTGTAAAGAGCCGAGGGAAAAACCAGACACGCGAGTTACCCCCAGAGTTCGGCCGGAAGTCCGGGCCATGGAGCTCGCGTACAAAGGTGGAAAAGGGCGACAAGGCAGGATCGTGGTCTCCTTTCAGCCCACCATTCCTCACTGCTCCCAG GCCACGTTAATTGGGCTCCTGGTTCTCGTTAAGCTCCTGCGATCAGCGCCTGTGTGGATGAAGAGCGAGGTGCGAATCATTGAGGGCAAGCACGTGTCATATAAGACGATCAATCGCCAACTgaaagacaaggagagagtcAGCGCAGCCGCCGAAAATCCGGCTCTCTCCAAAGTCCTCAATCGGG GTTTGCTAGGAACGGACGCGTGGATGGACATCACCGACCTTCTCGTGCTCCCGGagtga